In Zygosaccharomyces rouxii strain CBS732 chromosome D complete sequence, one DNA window encodes the following:
- the CIN1 gene encoding Cin1p (similar to uniprot|P40987 Saccharomyces cerevisiae YOR349W CIN1 Tubulin folding factor D involved in beta-tubulin (Tub2p) folding isolated as mutant with increased chromosome loss and sensitivity to benomyl) encodes MSWEPIETSLDTIESGLSNLNEDSLPSVLRALDRFQQDPLVLIHRGVLTRYVSLICDNFFELSSHTKLLRCKVFYTISKVVSWKRSVRYLPIDVYILKKLVPLLENQREDNWYIQFFILCWIYVLCLSPFQLEIDEKLYHLVSHCKAPSTVPLVVNIRSQLLSKNKALFHKYRDELDLSTFNAILKLVIHQEDSVVDMQTLNRFTEHCLHGPVDIVKLKMLPKLFLRYALEMDANRTQDIITWVVSQFGHDFTDTRFAIAHCYAKIVKIVVGELEEEEMFGLLVENCLNPTAKMLRFEPWDVLDQNRLHTYLLVIAELSTTIVEHAPEDAVSRICQDIIPYASRFQQLRANTIKGSQIRDASNFICWSLARAKNGKDHVGKEDLNNVFLNVLMCSLFDRELLIRKSANAALQEILGRYVTFAGILDNKTILQIIELPINNLPKHITSNTLKLYEMLSHNDERFSTFMIHWLFDSCIMANHDLSMVQWTTWTLCQWAKDLPNGLRDTGILGRIENLKVSTPLEASRLLYLLVQMKSRGLSLAATRMHALSKLVLDSTVDRRFRRNDYELFQFLAIFEYAALMLQDDGCGFALDVEFIDLVFRMLRGFEPSIRFHQDMVRLLRVVLPIVSTASAKFVSTEAETRFWDHFEHLIRSNNSCCCYSFSTIESHRFVKTFRNNLPLMDCQGKSQTLDSFQTVHSLRNAVQVDKHILVLVTKLLDDYTITEQGDVGRLVRTSAAQLVSKNQDLFEEEQLRSQVISSLIRLSGEPNEEIRSIAINVLQKTAGLCVEDKIDLLRLMEFQSSQFNDYLKEFWKGFLMSAGAIHSTEIQIRTAIDAFLHYYNLLPNDSERLAVCNDLVRIIPSANLITESKSQQTLDPETRIVNQDILKITVSYINFWHRVLESGLRIDPNFNFQGFYAKLYNLHLLNGASLLRSTIVGFFAQLVVSLVHSRDLSDRKLINSIIERLLTIMKREASRRRKATQTSLEQDCLKALATIFLELKSFTKLDDLVKCSNSKEGLLESSISMFTM; translated from the coding sequence ATGAGCTGGGAACCTATTGAGACTTCATTAGACACTATTGAAAGTGGACTCTCCAACTTGAATGAAGACTCGTTGCCATCCGTGTTAAGGGCTTTGGACCGATTCCAGCAAGATCCACTCGTATTGATTCACAGGGGTGTCCTCACTAGATATGTTTCACTGATATGTGACAATTTCTTTGAGCTGTCGTCGCACACCAAGCTGCTGCGATGTAAGGTGTTTTACACTATCTCTAAAGTAGTATCATGGAAAAGAAGCGTCCGATATCTGCCCATAGACGTTTATatcttgaaaaaattagTGCCGCTGTTAGAAAACCAGAGAGAAGACAATTGGTATATTCAGTTCTTTATCCTATGCTGGATCTACGTCCTGTGTCTGTCGCCATTCCAGTTAGAAatcgatgaaaaattgtatcaCTTGGTCTCTCACTGTAAGGCTCCCTCGACAGTACCGCTAGTAGTTAACATTCGTTCGCAACTTTTGTCCAAGAATAAGGCGCTTTTCCACAAATACAGAGATGAGTTGGACCTGTCGACGTTTAAtgcaattttaaaattagtCATACATCAAGAGGATTCCGTAGTGGATATGCAGACACTTAACAGGTTTACAGAGCACTGTCTACATGGACCGGTAGATATTGTTAAGTTGAAGATGTTGCCCAAATTATTCTTGAGGTACGCGTTGGAGATGGATGCAAACCGCACGCAAGATATCATTACGTGGGTCGTGAGCCAGTTCGGTCATGATTTCACCGATACGCGGTTTGCAATAGCCCATTGTTATGCGAAGATTGTGAAAATTGTCGTTGGcgaattggaagaagaggagaTGTTCGGACTACTGGTTGAGAATTGTCTGAATCCTACTGCGAAGATGCTCAGGTTCGAACCCTGGGATGTCTTGGATCAAAATCGTTTGCATACGTACCTGTTGGTGATTGCGGAGTTATCGACTACAATAGTGGAGCATGCTCCGGAGGACGCGGTTAGTAGAATCTGTCAGGATATCATACCGTATGCGTCTAGATTCCAACAGTTGAGAGCTAACACAATAAAGGGTTCGCAAATAAGAGACGCTTCCAATTTCATATGTTGGTCACTGGCGAGAGctaaaaatggtaaagatCACGTTGGAAAGGAAGATCTGAACAATGTGTTTCTAAACGTACTCATGTGCTCGCTGTTCGATAGAGAACTGCTGATTCGTAAATCCGCTAATGCGGCCTTGCAAGAGATTTTGGGAAGGTACGTTACCTTTGCTGGTATTCTCGATAATAAGACTATCTTGCAAATCATTGAATTACCGATCAACAATCTACCAAAGCATATTACTAGCAACACTTTGAAGCTGTACGAAATGCTGAGCCACAACGATGAACGGTTTTCCACGTTTATGATTCACTGGCTGTTTGATTCATGTATAATGGCGAATCACGATTTGAGTATGGTTCAATGGACTACGTGGACCTTATGCCAATGGGCAAAAGATCTGCCGAATGGTCTCCGGGACACGGGTATTCTAGGCCGAATTGAAAATCTAAAAGTGTCGACCCCTCTTGAAGCCTCCCGATTGCTGTATTTGCTTGTTCAGATGAAGTCACGTGGTTTGTCGTTGGCGGCAACGCGCATGCATGCTCTTTCGAAGCTAGTTTTGGATTCAACAGTGGATAGGCGGTTCAGGAGGAATGATTATGAGCTGTTCCAGTTCTTGGCCATCTTTGAATACGCCGCGTTGATGCTGCAGGATGATGGATGTGGGTTTGCATTAGACGTGGAATTTATTGATCTCGTTTTCCGAATGTTGAGAGGGTTTGAGCCTTCGATTCGGTTCCATCAGGATATGGTACGTTTACTGAGAGTCGTGCTGCCTATTGTTTCGACTGCAAGCGCCAAATTTGTCTCTACGGAAGCAGAGACTAGGTTTTGGGACCATTTCGAACATTTGATTCGTTCAAACAactcttgttgttgttattcCTTTTCCACCATAGAATCCCACAGGTTCGTCAAGACTTTTCGAAACAACCTACCTTTGATGGATTGTCAGGGCAAATCTCAAACTCTCGATTCCTTCCAGACGGTTCATTCGTTGCGCAACGCGGTACAGGTGGATAAGCACATTTTGGTCCTTGTGACAAAATTACTTGATGATTACACTATTACGGAGCAAGGTGATGTTGGACGATTAGTAAGAACTAGTGCTGCCCAGTTAGTTTCAAAAAACCAAGACTTGTTCGAGGAAGAGCAACTGAGGTCGCAGGTGATTTCAAGTCTCATCAGATTATCTGGGGAACCCAATGAAGAGATACGAAGTATTGCCATAAACGTTCTGCAAAAAACTGCCGGGTTGTGTGTCGAAGATAAGATTGATCTTTTACGATTAatggaatttcaaagttCGCAGTTTAATGATTATTTAAAGGAATTTTGGAAAGGTTTCTTAATGTCTGCAGGAGCTATTCACTCTACAGAAATTCAAATCAGAACGGCAATTGATGCTTTCCTGCACTATTATAATCTTTTGCCCAATGATTCGGAGAGATTGGCAGTCTGCAACGATCTAGTTAGAATTATACCGTCCGCCAACTTGATTACTGAGAGTAAATCACAACAAACATTGGATCCTGAGACCCGTATTGTTAATCAGGACATCTTAAAGATAACAGTCAGTTATATTAATTTTTGGCATAGAGTCTTGGAGTCAGGTCTCCGAATCgatccaaattttaattttcAGGGATTCTATGCAAAATTATACAACTTACATCTCCTCAATGGAGCCAGTCTATTGAGGTCAACTATAGTTGGCTTTTTCGCACAACTGGTGGTAAGCCTTGTACATTCGAGGGACCTGTCAGATagaaaattgataaattctatCATAGAGCGGCTATTGACTATTATGAAAAGAGAAGCTTCACGCAGAAGAAAAGCTACTCAAACATCATTAGAACAAGATTGTCTCAAGGCCCTAGCCACGATTTTCCTAGAATTGAAGTCATTCACAAAATTGGATGATCTTGTCAAATGCAGCAATAGTAAGGAAGGGCTTCTCGAATCATCGATCTCTATGTTCACGATGTAA
- the MNE1 gene encoding Mne1p (weakly similar to uniprot|P24720 Saccharomyces cerevisiae YOR350C) — MRPFPVNVVVKRGFSMDVGKIARDILIADRSTSERNNPRLNHLHRNNARDSITDKWLKKALTRKQHAYMQNEVTIYSPVVLKTLQKLRSTDNTSAYFTLLNKIRVSDITWISQNGSHIRNREEVPIEFYHEVSNMIYRMSLNCSDFKDFRALANFSITLMSGYNQLIRSSSNSQISHETKFYKNCLLVVIKSESIAALLDAFKEMPPRQNGLKPLAELVFYHQTGQFIKLLEFLEEFILTSLAEKSITGQQIKAFSTPLLNILQSCLLNGEEQICCTFLKKLKRKWNFKMDEHSYVVLKELCERMGMDQVLLTLAGNKQDLRTKIARKNMSWSEYINFLHQSQIDLFEEELPFDYSQSILSSVGPTIQDWKAFIDSNPLPEGANDSLRTFYFNSILVDLATRKNIGFMLSMLEFLVYKREFCQYLIYSHKLIGSTKSSGFHALVKSISNSNSSKITAYTLHDFLQKHYPDIGFQFNDNDYYHLMKACAYKADRHTIYYFLYHYLKNQGHTLYTGAESVDWRLPHRISLLLNQINNPKLNKRINEIEKNAKDLFTERRLNGSQVKDDDIRRLFGENYSPRITTKTLLSMDAVGDQLEDLIRNQSVYSLSIDLEYSERLSNCLSYTITHSSPVTS; from the coding sequence ATGAGACCTTTTCCAGTCAATGTTGTTGTCAAGAGAGGATTCTCTATGGATGTGGGCAAGATTGCCCGTGATATCTTGATTGCAGATCGCAGCACTTCAGAAAGGAATAACCCTAGATTGAACCATTTACACAGAAATAATGCAAGGGATTCAATCACAGATAAATGGTTGAAAAAGGCGCTGACAAGGAAACAGCATGCTTATATGCAAAATGAGGTTACAATTTACTCACCAGTAGTATTGaaaactttacaaaagTTGCGGTCTACCGACAACACATCAGCGTATTTTACACTGTTGAATAAAATAAGGGTGTCTGATATTACGTGGATATCACAAAATGGAAGCCACATTAGAAACAGAGAGGAAgttccaattgaattttaccatgAAGTCTCTAACATGATCTATAGAATGTCTTTGAATTGTTCcgattttaaagatttccGTGCATTGGCAAATTTTAGCATAACGTTAATGAGTGGATACAACCAGTTGATACGTTCAAGTTCAAACTCTCAAATATCTCACGAAACTaagttttacaaaaattgcTTGTTAGTGGTAATAAAGTCCGAATCTATCGCAGCCTTACTGGACGCCTTCAAAGAGATGCCTCCTAGACAAAATGGGCTCAAACCCTTAGCAGAACTAGtattttaccatcagaCGGGCCAATTTATAAAATTGctagaatttttggaagaatttattCTCACTTCTCTTGCGGAGAAATCAATTACAGGACAACAAATAAAGGCCTTTTCTACTCCCTTATTAAATATCCTGCAATCCTGCTTGTTAAATGGCGAGGAACAAATCTGTTGTacttttttgaaaaaactaaAGAGGAAGTGGAATTTTAAGATGGATGAACATTCGTATGTGGTTTTGAAGGAATTATGTGAGAGGATGGGAATGGATCAAGTTCTCTTGACTCTAGCCGGTAATAAGCAAGACTTGAGGACCAAAATTGCGAGAAAAAATATGTCATGGTCTGAATACATTAATTTTTTGCATCAAAGTCAAATCGATTTGTTTGAAGAGGAATTACCATTTGATTATTCCCAAAGCATACTTTCTTCCGTTGGTCCCACTATACAAGATTGGAAAGCTTTCATTGATTCAAATCCATTACCAGAGGGGGCTAACGATTCACTCAGgacattttattttaattcaattttggtCGATTTGGCAACCCGCAAGAACATCGGGTTTATGCTATCAATGCTAGAATTTCTCGTATACAAAAGGGAATTTTGCCAATATTTAATCTATTCGCATAAATTAATAGGATCTACAAAAAGCTCCGGTTTCCATGCTCTGGTCAAATCCATTTCCAACAGTAACTCATCCAAAATCACAGCCTACACTTTGCATGATTTTCTACAAAAGCATTATCCAGACATCGGTTTCCAATTCAACGATAATGACTATTaccatttgatgaaagCCTGTGCTTATAAAGCAGATCGTCATACGATTTACTACTTTCTCTATcactatttgaaaaatcaagGTCATACTCTTTACACAGGTGCAGAATCTGTTGATTGGCGCCTACCGCATCGCatttctcttctcttgAACCAGATCAATAACCCCAAACTTAATAAACGGATTAACGAAATTGAGAAGAATGCTAAAGATCTTTTCACCGAAAGAAGATTAAATGGCTCTCAAGtgaaagatgatgatatcCGAAGACTATTTGGAGAGAATTATTCTCCGCGAATCACGACCAAGACATTATTGTCCATGGACGCGGTTGGTGATCAATTAGAAGACTTGATACGCAATCAATCCGTTTATTCCCTTTCCATTGACCTAGAGTACTCAGAAAGATTATCAAACTGCTTAAGTTACACCATCACACATAGCTCTCCTGTTACATCGTGA
- the MEK1 gene encoding serine/threonine protein kinase MEK1 (highly similar to uniprot|P24719 Saccharomyces cerevisiae YOR351C MEK1 Meiosis-specific serine/threonine protein kinase), producing the protein MPGTALGYLETIDVVDLDSNGDSGVGGYSKLLAIRKHSILKLGRNGKECDLVVEDPAISSIHCIFWAVLFDEESTPMCYIKDCSLNGTYLNGLMLKKNTTYLLQDGDIVELCRGGGKFKFINESQRINNKLLQQLGFEDKVEQWRVTPKVIGNGTFGHVLIAYKDSRDENTNNRDKWSPENYAVKIIKLKPNKLDKEAKILLKLNHPNIIKVHHTYCDLRDNLYIFQDLIPGGDLFSYLAKSDCLTSVSETESLIIVYQILNALKYLHDRGIVHRDLKLDNILLCSPEPCTRIVLADFGIAKDLSTAKTRMHTVVGTPEYCAPEVGFRASRKAYQSFSRAATLEQKGYDSKCDLWSLGVITHIMLTGISPFYGDGTERSIIQNAKVGKLNFNAKQWDVVADTAKDFVRKLLEVDVNKRLDSNRSLKHPWISKHHEQLKKIYSKKILNGVEPEESEPNELEKKSEWKRKLPKCIMLDQTIPNKKRQRTNI; encoded by the exons ATGCCAGGAACAGCTTTAGGTTATTTGGAAACCATAGATGTGGTAGATTTAGATAGTAATGGTGATTCAGGGGTCGGCGGCTACTCCAAACTTTTAGCAATACGTAAACACTCCATTCTGAAATTAGGACGTAATGGAAAAGAATGCGATTTAGTTGTAGAGGACCCTGCTATTTCATCGATACACTGCATATTTTGGGCGGTTCTGTTCGATGAAGAATCAACACCAATGTGTTACATTAAGGATTGCTCTCTGAATGGAACTTACTTGAATGGTCTcatgttgaagaaaaatacAACGTATCTATTACAAGATGGTGATATTGTTGAACTGTGTCGTGGTGGTGGAAAgttcaaatttatcaatgaatcACAAAGAATCAACAATAAATTACTACAACAACTGGGGTTTGAAGATAAAGTAGAACAATGGCGAGTCACACCAAAAGtaattggtaatggtacATTTGGACACGTTCTAATTGCATACAAGGATTCAAGAGATGAAAATACGAATAACAGAGACAAATGGTCTCCAGAAAACTACGCAGTGAAAATCATTAAATTAAAACCAAATAAGTTGGACAAAGAGGctaaaattttattaaAGTTGAACCAT CCAAATATCATTAAAGTTCACCACACTTATTGTGATCTAAGGGACAATCTGTACATCTTTCAAGATTTAATACCTGGCGGAGATCTATTTTCATACTTGGCTAAAAGTGACTGTTTGACTTCAGTATCGGAGACAGAATCTCTTATAATAGTGTACCAAATATTAAATGCACTCAAGTATCTGCACGATCGAGGTATTGTCCATCGTGATCTTAAATTGGACAACATTTTGCTATGTTCACCAGAGCCATGCACTAGAATAGTCCTAGCGGACTTTGGTATCGCCAAAGATTTATCTACTGCGAAGACAAGAATGCATACAGTGGTTGGTACTCCCGAATATTGTGCTCCTGAGGTTGGATTCAGAGCTAGTAGAAAGGCATACCAATCCTTCTCCCGCGCGGCTACACTGGAACAAAAAGGTTACGATAGCAAGTGTGACCTGTGGTCACTAGGAGTTATTACACATATCATGTTAACTGGTATTTCACCATTCTATGGAGATGGTACTGAAAGAAGTATTATTCAAAATGCCAAAGTCGGgaaattaaattttaacGCCAAACAATGGGACGTGGTAGCCGATACCGCCAAGGATTTCGTTCGTAAGCTTTTAGAAGTGGACGTTAACAAAAGACTGGATAGTAATAGAAGTCTTAAACATCCTTGGATCTCTAAGCACCATGAgcaattaaagaagatatactccaagaagattttaaatGGTGTGGAACCCGAAGAGTCGGAACCTAATGAATTAGAGAAAAAGTCCGAATGGAAACGTAAATTACCTAAATGCATTATGCTGGATCAAACTATTCCTAACAAAAAGAGGCAAAGGACGAATATTTAA
- the TFB6 gene encoding TFIIH complex subunit TFB6 (similar to uniprot|Q08816 Saccharomyces cerevisiae YOR352W Hypothetical ORF), protein MSEPETPLHAPPNEQLDLSNIKELDENDMTDLDLVSEIENPESRNSNSKPESKREFTEDEDMYDDVDDFKPRINIGSPFNSSTDMGQLGSSQNSGRPRGRLSLSQQSKFIAYLDEQLMNIQRKFVQSRGLNAENGYSGLAPLLQDLKSVIDFIWYSIDGTTPNTEKLLTQDVSEISVDQFESSKSTYFGQTAYLMRVADDIMDYTEKFDLDQLDFHEKGSVVTKLFKLLFILDHIFARLLDGTIPGRTKMNLTDAVRMRAIAERTRTRLPRYLGQKQVHGYHYEVSKIYEESLERCSG, encoded by the coding sequence ATGTCCGAGCCAGAGACTCCATTGCATGCTCCCCCAAATGAACAGTTAGATTTGAGCAATATAAAAGAACtggatgaaaatgatatgACCGATTTAGACCTTGTctctgaaattgaaaaccCTGAAAGCcgtaatagtaatagtaaaCCTGAGTCTAAGAGAGAATTTACAGAAGATGAGGATATGTATGATGACGTGGATGATTTTAAACCAAGAATCAATATTGGCTCACCCTTCAATTCTAGTACCGATATGGGACAGCTGGGGTCATCGCAAAATTCTGGAAGACCAAGAGGTAGACTATCGCTATCACAGCAATCTAAATTTATCGCTTATTTGGATGAGCAGCTGATGAATATCCAGAGAAAATTCGTACAATCTCGTGGTCTTAACGCGGAGAATGGATATTCAGGGTTAGCGCCCTTattacaagatttaaaaTCTGTGATCGATTTTATTTGGTATTCCATAGATGGCACGACTCCCAACACCGAGAAACTACTTACACAAGATGTATCTGAAATTTCTGTTGATCAGTTCGAAAGCTCCAAATCTACTTATTTTGGCCAAACTGCATATCTCATGAGAGTTGCCGACGACATTATGGATTATACGGAAAAATTCGATTTGGACCAGTTGGATTTCCATGAAAAAGGTAGTGTGGTAACTAAGCTCTTTAAGCTTTTGTTCATCTTGGATCATATCTTTGCCCGACTGCTAGATGGAACCATTCCTGGTAGAACTAAGATGAATCTTACAGATGCTGTGAGGATGAGAGCTATAGCAGAAAGGACAAGAACAAGACTACCCCGATACTTGGGTCAAAAACAGGTGCATGGATACCACTATGAAGTGAGTAAAATATACGAAGAAAGCTTAGAGAGATGCAGCGGCtaa
- the SOG2 gene encoding Sog2p (some similarites with uniprot|Q08817 Saccharomyces cerevisiae YOR353C SOG2 Protein required for cell viability): MSLANSGMDTASKAGMVLGATPVGTPNGTGRSVIKEKVPLTLRDHITRELLQQQQYEGSTIRLIGMGISGVPEADVKLLESVERLSMRKNWISHLPANFCSLKSLRYLDLDSNVLREIPPVLMQCPTLEILDLSNNKIESLPQDVTTLWSENLKVLSLKNNNVGSIWDMSSLAKLENLSVLEIEGNPLPKEELDLVKSYTPLASGIAKEEYWAIALRRYLQSQTPPTVLGSGHHADPKISRAAKRMGFVSTSTSSDPSISISPSPVSQFYPSDGEFSAISHNDTSTASNNELYNHSKFNDYFKRLSILPEESHQNTSHHSSSVSSGNEQHKLPHEELVIACRKLLFSFTECQQNIRKIASFCKEKSVAVSVVSLLYSVRSHIDNLVEVLEQAELKENCHDKALIKLCITIVSIFKQIISQLRKHFKAFFEADDLCFIRMFYMTLLCSYNEIYNAWCFIDAEDAKFAKKRSVGRSLSSSVAHPISGANGTGSNNMFLPRTRSNTLQSKVAPLSFNSGANNNTDPMHASNSITSPVSDAVTSPYPLNLQPSSRQLTPPPAISSNNNSHTNNTNNSTPPVSQISHVSTDSRHQDHSPRQYIPHSPKPKPTESSNESESESPSASVSSATKNVDQQLYQTLRVVIKMVNVVYDQLTSIISNTARASSSGQQELTGHLLAKIRDLTDTCCQAMDLSKVLGERLNLLTSETVACEKFLTHGEKLKTWENINAFLKSIISILANTKVLMEGMPALNEIRPNLASLAKVTKDVTVVLDLSSYKGVSTLASQTQPQHQHQHQHQHQHQHQHQQQHQQQHQHQHSYHQHPLPHQHGYHQQYTHQYPQQYSHDEHMHIPMMTPQATPVHGKNPFEDV, encoded by the coding sequence ATGTCATTAGCTAACTCTGGTATGGATACGGCTTCGAAGGCCGGGATGGTCCTTGGTGCGACGCCTGTGGGTACACCAAATGGGACAGGTCGTTCAGTAATCAAGGAAAAGGTACCGTTGACTTTGAGGGATCATATCACTAGAGAGTTGttacaacagcagcaatATGAAGGATCGACTATAAGGTTGATTGGAATGGGAATATCTGGAGTCCCAGAGGCAGATGTTAAACTGTTGGAATCAGTGGAAAGGTTATCTatgagaaagaattggatttcACATTTACCTGCGAATTTTTGTAGTTTGAAAAGTCTTagatatttggatttggatAGTAATGTGCTAAGGGAGATACCACCAGTTCTAATGCAATGTCCTACGTTGGAGATTCTGGATCTTTCTAATAACAAGATTGAATCATTACCACAAGATGTTACGACTTTATGGtctgaaaatttgaaagttttgtcTTTAAAGAACAACAACGTTGGATCCATTTGGGACATGTCGTCGTTGgctaaattggaaaatttgagCGTATTAGAGATTGAAGGTAATCCATtaccaaaggaagaattagatttaGTAAAATCTTATACACCTTTGGCATCGGGAATCgctaaagaagaatattgGGCTATTGCTCTACGAAGATATTTACAAAGTCAAACCCCGCCAACAGTGTTAGGAAGTGGTCATCATGCCGATCCGAAGATTTCAAGAGCTGCAAAGAGAATGGGGTTTGTATCAACATCCACATCTTCAGATCCTTCGATATCGATATCGCCATCACCGGTTTCACAATTTTACCCCTCGGATGGTGAATTTTCAGCGATTTCTCATAATGACACTAGCACGGCTTCTAATAACGAACTTTACAATCATTCTAAGTTTAACGATtacttcaaaagattgtCTATTTTACCTGAGGAATCGCATCAAAATACAAGTCATCACAGCAGTAGCGTTAGCAGTGGTAATGAACAACATAAATTACCACATGAAGAATTAGTAATTGCATGTCGTAAATTGCTGTTTAGCTTTACGGAATGTCAACAAAACATTCGCAAGATCGCTTCCTTTTGCAAGGAAAAATCCGTGGCCGTTAGTGTTGTTTCATTGCTATATTCTGTCAGATCACATATTGACAATTTGGTCGAAGTCCTAGAACAAGCagaattaaaagaaaattgtcATGATAAAGCTTTGATTAAATTGTGCATTACTATCGTAAGCATCTTCAAGCAGATCATCAGTCAACTTCGTAAACATTTTAAAGCTTTTTTCGAAGCTGACGACTTGTGTTTTATTAGGATGTTTTACATGACTTTACTTTGCTCCTACAACGAAATTTACAATGCATGGTGTTTCATTGATGCAGAAGATGCTAAATTTGCAAAGAAGCGCTCAGTTGGTAGATcactatcatcatcagtgGCACATCCAATTTCTGGCGCTAACGGAACTGGCTCCAATAACATGTTTCTACCTCGTACTCGTAGTAATACTTTACAATCCAAAGTGGCGCCATTGTCATTTAACAGTGGTGCCAACAATAACACGGATCCAATGCATGCCAGTAATAGTATTACTTCGCCGGTTTCAGACGCAGTTACATCACCATATCCATTGAATTTGCAACCGAGTAGCCGTCAATTGACACCTCCGCCTGCTATATCATCGAACAATAATAGTCATActaataataccaataatAGTACCCCTCCAGTGTCACAAATTTCACACGTATCTACGGATTCACGCCATCAAGATCATTCACCAAGGCAATACATTCCTCATTCTCCCAAGCCAAAACCCACCGAAAGTAGTAATGAATCGGAATCGGAATCACCATCAGCATCTGTATCTTCAGCAACGAAAAACGTGGATCAACAATTATATCAGACTTTACGTGTGGTGATTAAGATGGTGAACGTTGTTTACGACCAATTGACGTCGATAATATCCAATACCGCTCGTGCAAGTTCATCTGGCCAACAGGAGTTGACAGGGCATTTACTGGCTAAGATTAGAGATTTGACCGATACTTGTTGCCAAGCTATGGATCTTTCCAAAGTACTTGGTGAAAGGTTAAATCTTTTGACTTCTGAGACAGTGGCTTGTGAGAAATTCTTGACACATGGTGAGAAGTTGAAGACGTGGGAAAATATAaatgcatttttgaaatccatCATATCTATTCTTGCTAATACTAAGGTTTTAATGGAAGGTATGCCTGCTCTGAATGAGATTAGACCAAATTTAGCATCTTTGGCGAAGGTGACAAAGGATGTTACGGTGGTTTTAGATCTCAGTTCCTACAAGGGTGTTTCCACGCTTGCATCACAGACACAACCCCAACATCAGCAccaacatcaacatcaacaccaacatcaacaccaacatcaacaacaacatcaacaacaacatcaacatcaacattCGTACCACCAACATCCACTGCCGCATCAACACGGATATCATCAGCAATATACGCATCAGTACCCTCAGCAATATTCACACGATGAGCATATGCATATCCCGATGATGACACCTCAAGCGACTCCAGTTCATGGCAAGAATCCATTTGAAGACGTGTAG